The Methylocella tundrae genome contains the following window.
TACCGGGCGATAGTTCGGGCAGCCAGGTAACCGGGGCGGGCCCAACGGGGAGGCTTGGGTCATGGGCGAAAACGCAACCCCCATCGCCGAGCGAGACCGACACGGGCGGTTTCGGCATCGACGGAGGCGCGCGCGATCTGGCGCTGTGTGCGGACGAAGTCGCGGCGGTAATCATGGTTGCGGCGCAGGAATTCGACGGCGAAGCCTGGGCGTTCGAGGCGGTTCAGGCGATCAATCGTCTCCGGCGAGCGCCAATACTCCGTGGGCATGGCGTTTCCTCTCGTTTTGTCCCTCCCGGGGGCTTCCACGATCCGGAAAACTCGTCGGCAAAAGTAGTCCTTAAGGTTGCATCGCGCGTGGCTGCGAGCGGTGCCAGTCGGGCATCTGTTTACTGCATCCTCGGCTCGAGCAGGTGCCGAAAACCCGTCTCGGTCATCCAGCGGGCCCGCGCCAGATGGCTGTCGTGAACCGTTTTGGCACGCGCCGGATCCCGCGCGGGATCGAGGCCGAAGATCACCCGGACGACCTCGCGCCAGTCAGCGCCTTCTTCCTCGGCCATCAGCAACCGAAGATAGATCGCCAGATGTTGCTCGTCATAGGCGTTCACGCGCTCGGTGTGCGGCGGCCGGTCCTGAAATGACGCTTCAGTCATTGCGATCTACCCCCAAGAGATCAAAGCAATGTGTTAGCCATTCATTTACCGCGAATTTTTGCAAGATTTGCGCCGCGCGACACTTATTCCGCGATGCTTGGGGCGCATCACGTTGCTCGGGAAAATGGCGAACTGGGGCCTCCCCAGCTTCGATGAATAGCACGGGCGTGTACGAATCGGAACTATCATTCCTGGAACGATAGTTCCTATATCGGCTCCATCATCGCCATGGATCTCAAGGAGGTCATGGCGGTCAATCTGCGTCGGTTGCGTCATGCGAAAAAGATGACGCAAGAGGAATTGGCCGAGAGGGCCGGGTTGAGCGCCCGGTACGTCGGAGGGATCGAACGCGCCGACGTTTCGGCCAGCGTCACCGTGCTCGGCCGGATCGCAGAGGCGCTTGAGGTGGAAGCGGCCGAACTCGTGCGTGCCGCGCCTTCGAAGTCTCGGAAAAGGGCGCCAGTCGAGCCTCAGGTCTCATGACCAGGGCGGTTCATCTCTCGGATCGGGCATTTGCCCTGGAGAATTAGGCGATGCCCCGCCCGGACCAGCCGGACGGGGCATTGGAGGCGTGGTCAGTCGCTCCGACGACCGTTGGGGCGGGACCAGATCAGGCTGTAGCCCTCGCCCTCTTCGTCGTCGAACAGGTTGGCGAAGATGGGGGCGGTGAAGCTCGGATCGTCGAGCTTGAGGCCCAGATAGTCGCGGCCCTCGTTGGAGCGCTTGGCCCAGGCGGCGCCGATTTCGACCCGGCCGACATAGACGCGGTGGCTGGGGCTGTTGTCGCTGGAGCGGTTGGTTTCGGGGACGATCCGGACGTTCTTGGCCTGGACCGAGAGGGTGACGATTTCGCCGGTGAATTCGTTCGAGCCGGTCTTCTTGAAGGTGCCGATGGTGGCCATGGTAGTTCTCCTTGATCTCTGTTTCCGAGCCCGCACCGTTGCGGCCTCGATGGTGATCGAAGGGCCGGAGGTGATCGACGGCGCACCCCGAAGGGGCTCGACAGCAAAGGAGGGGCTTTCTTGTCTCGCGAGGAATGACGGCGCAGCCGGCAGGGGAAGAAAGTTTTGACGCCGCTGTTGCGCCATAGGCGGTCGAGGCTTTAGCCGGCCTTCGGCCAGATCAATCCATCGAAGAGGACGTTCGGTGCGCTCGGCCTGACAGAGCAGACATCAAGGGGAACGTGGCGACTTTCGAGTCACCACAGAGGCTGGCCAGTAAATTCGACGGTAGTATGGACCCTGTCCCCTCCACCAACGGGTCTCCTACCTCGGAACCAAGCTCCGGCTGCGCGCACCGTCACGCGCTTCGTTGGCCGTATGCATGAGACCTCGCCACCTCGGCCAAGCGCCTCAACGACCCGCCACGACTCCCAGTACTCTGCGATGATCCGATGAGCGTCGACGCCGGACCGCCCTCACTCCGCGTTCGACGACGAGGACGACGGACATAGCGAATGCCTGATCCAGCCCCGCGCCGTCGACATGACGGTGTCAGCCCCGCGCCAAGCCCTGTCCGGCTGGTCCGGGCGCGGCCATTCCGGTGAAGCGGACGAACGCGGTGACGCTGACGGCGATCGCGCCGATGACGGCGAAGATGGTCTGCCAGGTGGGCGATGGCATCGCCAACTGGGCGATGCCATGCGTGGCGCTGTAACCGGCGACGGTCGCGGGCGCGACATAGAGCAGAATGATCAAGAGGCGAAGCCACGCCCATGGCACGAAGGCGAGCGCGAGCTGGCCGACGCCGAAGGTCACGCCGCCCGCCACGAAGCCCACGGTGATTCCACCGAGCGCACCGGCCCCGGTGTGGAGGGCCCATAGGCCGATCGTCAGACCGACGAAGAACGGCAGCGCGAAGACAGCAAGGGTGAACAGCAGCCAGCAGAAGAAGCCGATGCCGACGATGACAAGCAGAGGCCCAAAGATAACCATGGCGGTGTACTCCGTGAGATAAAGGTCTGACGGTCGCGCCTTCCACCACCACCACAGCGCACCATGAAATACAGCCTAATCTGCGCTCGGACGGGAGAGCAAATCGCCCGGCGGAAGTCGGGAACGGAATCGATCTCGTGAGCAAGTTGGCGCTATTCTGGGTGTTGGAGCGGAGGGAGCGATGGATGGGAAGCTACTGCGAGATCTATTTCGACAAGACCGAAGTGTGTGGCGCAAAATCCGCGGTCCCCGATCATTTCTGCGCACTGTTCCAGGAAAGCGATCGGGTGGTCAGACCATCTGACGACGAAGATGACGAAAGCCCTGACGTCGTCTACGAGGCATGCCGAGCGGTCGTCTTGTCGCGCCTGGATCTCTTAGGTTGCACGGCCAACGTGGCGCGCGAGCGGTTGATGGCTTGGCTCGCAGCGACGCGCGAGACCTGGGAGGAATATCGATCCGACGGCGCTTGGGCGGAAGAAACAGCCGTCGCGCTCCGCTCGTTCTCCGTCGACGAATGGTATCGCCGGGCACCTGAGGTGCTCGCGACGCTCTACAGCCGCGAGGATGCGACGGACGAGGTCGATCGGCATATGCGCGATCGAAACGGCGATGGCTGGCTTTGGTTCGATGGCTACGGCTCGCTGATGAGTCTGCGGGCGCTGCTCGATGCCTGTGCCGATGTGCGGTCCGTGACGCTCGACATCACCGCGTTGATTGGCGGCGGCTGGATCGAGCCGGACGCCAGAGTCTGCGAGGACAGGCGGGCGTCGGCTCCGCTCGACCCTCGTCCGCTCGCGACGACGGTCATTCTCGCTGAGGGGAGTTCGGATATTCGGATATTGCAGCGCTCGCTCGTGGCGCTATTCCCCGAGCGGGCAGACTACTTCTCGTTCTTCAACCACGCGGAGCTGAGCGTGGATGGTGGTGCTGCCTATCTCGTGAAGTTCCTAAAGGCATTCGCGGCGGCGCGAGCGCCGCTGCGCTTGGTCGCGGTTTTCGACAACGATACGGCGGGGCGGCAAGCGCGCAAGCAAGCCGGCGCCTTGGGGCTGCCGGACAACATGATAGTGGTTGCACTGCCGGACACAGAACTTGCGCGTCGATATCCGACGATCGGCCCTCAGGGTGAGCACGTCGTCGACGTCAACGGCAAAGCAGCGAGTATCGAGCTGTACCTAGGCCAGGTGGCCCTGACGAAAGACAGCGTGCTGCGACGAGTTCGCTGGAGCGGCTACAATGCCGCTGCCGACGCCTATCAGGGCGAGGTCGAAGGAAAGGCCGAGGTAGAGGCTGCATTCCTTCGCGCCGTGGCGAACTGCTCGGACCCGGTCGAGGCGCGGAAGGCGTATCCCGAGCTGGCTGAAGTGTGGACCGCGATCTTTTACGCGGTCGAGAAGGCGGCCGAGGCGGCAGAACGGAAGCTACACGACCGCGTCGCCGACGTGGAGTGATGGAAGACGGCGGCGCTCACGCGCCGCCGAACTTCCAGACCGGGATGCCGAGCTTCTTCGCCTTGTCGGCGAGGTTGTCCTGGATGCCGGTGCCCGGGAAGTGCAGGACGCCGATCGGCAGGGTCTCCACCATCGCATCGTTGCGCTTGAACGGCGCGGCCTTGGCGTGCTTCGTCCAGTCTGGTTTGAAGGCGATCTGCGGGACCTTGCGGTTGTCGGCCCATTTGGCGGCGATCAGCTCCGCGCCCTTGGGCGATCCGCCGTGCAGCAGCACCATGTCGGGGTGCTTGGCGTGAACCTGATCGAGCTTGGCCCAGATCAGCCGGTGATCGTTGAAATCGAGCCCGCCGGTGAGCGCCACCTTCGGCCCTGCGGGCAGGAGCACCTGGTTGTCGGCGCGCTTCTTGGCGCTGAGGAAATCGCGGCTGTCGATCATCGCGGAGGTCAGATTGCGGTGATTGACCTTCGACCCGTTGCGCGGCCGCCAGGCTGAATGGGTGTGGTGCTCGAACTGGTCGGCGGCCTGGTCGCGCATCAGCTCGAAGGCGTTGCGGCGCTCGATCAGCGTCTGGCCTTCCGCTGTCAATCGTTCCAGCTCGACGGATTTGACCTCGCTGCCATCCTGTTGCCGTTGCGAGCGCTGCTGGGCCAACTCGTTGTCGTCGAGTTCGCGCTCGATCCGGTCGATGGCGCGGTGGAAGACGTTCACCGTCGACCAGAGCAGGTCCTCAAGGTCGGGCTCGAGGCGCGTGTCTGAAAGCGCCACCACGAGGGCGTCGAAGATGTCGGAGATGCTGCCGGCGAGGATGTTCGCTTCGGGAAGCGGCCTGGGATCGGGCTCGTCGTTGAAGGGACGGTAGCCATAGAGCTGGAGTTCGTGGAGGACCTGATCGGTCGAGGATGAACTGTGGTGCGGCTCGAAATCGTCGTCGTGGTCGGTGGTCATCGCGGCTTTCCTTGTCGGATCGACCGCGCCCATCGCGGCCTTCATGGCGACGAAGGCGGCGGGCGGAACGGACTTGCACCCGCAGCGCAGCGGAGGGCCGAAGCCTTAAGCGGAGGACCGAAGGGGGCCCACTATTTTGTTTCGCGATGTAAAGGCGGCTCAGCCGCCGACGGAAAATAGTCGGCCCACAAGGTTGCTGGTCCGGGCCGCTTGCTGCCCGATCGCCCTCTCAGAAGGCCGTGGGTGCGATCCTCTCCGGCGCTGAGGAAAGAATGGCACCGCCCTACGGTGACGACGCTGGCGAAACGCCTCTCGTCCCATTCCGGCTATGCCGCCAGTTCCATAAAGCGGGCGACGTCCTGCGCCGCGATCTGCACCCGACTGGCCGCTCGAAGCGCGTCGATCCCAAGCAGGCGGAGATCCTCGTTGAAGTCGCCGAGCCGTGGCGAGATCACGATCGCTTCGATTCCGCCCTCCTGCGCCCGGTCGATCAAAGTCGCCATCGCGCCGTCGC
Protein-coding sequences here:
- a CDS encoding DUF2493 domain-containing protein; this translates as MTTDHDDDFEPHHSSSSTDQVLHELQLYGYRPFNDEPDPRPLPEANILAGSISDIFDALVVALSDTRLEPDLEDLLWSTVNVFHRAIDRIERELDDNELAQQRSQRQQDGSEVKSVELERLTAEGQTLIERRNAFELMRDQAADQFEHHTHSAWRPRNGSKVNHRNLTSAMIDSRDFLSAKKRADNQVLLPAGPKVALTGGLDFNDHRLIWAKLDQVHAKHPDMVLLHGGSPKGAELIAAKWADNRKVPQIAFKPDWTKHAKAAPFKRNDAMVETLPIGVLHFPGTGIQDNLADKAKKLGIPVWKFGGA
- a CDS encoding HEPN/Toprim-associated domain-containing protein, with the protein product MGSYCEIYFDKTEVCGAKSAVPDHFCALFQESDRVVRPSDDEDDESPDVVYEACRAVVLSRLDLLGCTANVARERLMAWLAATRETWEEYRSDGAWAEETAVALRSFSVDEWYRRAPEVLATLYSREDATDEVDRHMRDRNGDGWLWFDGYGSLMSLRALLDACADVRSVTLDITALIGGGWIEPDARVCEDRRASAPLDPRPLATTVILAEGSSDIRILQRSLVALFPERADYFSFFNHAELSVDGGAAYLVKFLKAFAAARAPLRLVAVFDNDTAGRQARKQAGALGLPDNMIVVALPDTELARRYPTIGPQGEHVVDVNGKAASIELYLGQVALTKDSVLRRVRWSGYNAAADAYQGEVEGKAEVEAAFLRAVANCSDPVEARKAYPELAEVWTAIFYAVEKAAEAAERKLHDRVADVE
- a CDS encoding transcriptional regulator domain-containing protein; amino-acid sequence: MPTEYWRSPETIDRLNRLERPGFAVEFLRRNHDYRRDFVRTQRQIARASVDAETARVGLARRWGLRFRP
- a CDS encoding DNA -binding domain-containing protein, which produces MTEASFQDRPPHTERVNAYDEQHLAIYLRLLMAEEEGADWREVVRVIFGLDPARDPARAKTVHDSHLARARWMTETGFRHLLEPRMQ
- a CDS encoding helix-turn-helix domain-containing protein, whose protein sequence is MDLKEVMAVNLRRLRHAKKMTQEELAERAGLSARYVGGIERADVSASVTVLGRIAEALEVEAAELVRAAPSKSRKRAPVEPQVS
- a CDS encoding DUF736 domain-containing protein, coding for MATIGTFKKTGSNEFTGEIVTLSVQAKNVRIVPETNRSSDNSPSHRVYVGRVEIGAAWAKRSNEGRDYLGLKLDDPSFTAPIFANLFDDEEGEGYSLIWSRPNGRRSD